A DNA window from Naumovozyma dairenensis CBS 421 chromosome 7, complete genome contains the following coding sequences:
- the EST1 gene encoding Est1p (similar to Saccharomyces cerevisiae EBS1 (YDR206W) and EST1 (YLR233C); ancestral locus Anc_8.415), whose translation MENGKFISHFTTILSSVLERNHVSDQNTALTRLLVVLRNKLTIHVEGVLLERQTSVILDGSDDLVGFLDQLWRDIIIPVFDWFQNWKDALIINSNQKCNSFWKMKRVLIKTFKLIHKIYYGLLELFIKKYDTAFVIPNGIITRLNLTSYNDDKENKYQLHPSSSFTVLIMKTFHCCLNYLGLVHFQTSMIEKVPGSTYEITDFKKSIRYLELASLVLPAIGNTYYFKAKIHIQCEDFANAIFEIMRGSLVRLPEYDESFELLRRIMCPNKDNDIHLILNQKLKELHKQDVEINPDMDSKIIESYFITLFGTYFTTIMWGSTIQNTDTQIEMAQALKVIFYERLKTNFVDNMDIVFKQVVIVIGGMHLMANEKGNSSALVKELNKIKLSNYIIYLEFVFDWITNITHNIIIPFWLINIENNHQYLAIIRVVLCWVKSNRGILHYSHRHDGFCQVIANLINGMIKSDSFALEAVSSRRPRRDHFFHEDIILKEFSCVNFSLTDFNDSPIFDSSNKLDRLIGSTSTDARRTCVEENKLRLQSIFVSGKKFLEKNGAGILWNDKLNAYELPNEIIDSTSTNTTLEPPGSFSSVENKTLRLNKELLDKFLKEESEISINHTNSNAFDGHIDNRHDQSISILGSHDVEVSGNNISIQAFESSSQYEMTDEVLSSQCKNNIVQSVPGNTDIVKSSSSLISSAEVHYMNEMKILSSSIETSTQQTTSVPFVQLESD comes from the coding sequence AtggaaaatggaaaattcaTTTCTCATTTCACGACTATTTTATCCTCTGTCTTGGAAAGAAACCATGTATCTGATCAAAATACTGCTTTGACAAGGTTGCTTGTCGTTTTGAGAAATAAATTGACTATTCATGTTGAGGGAGTACTTTTGGAAAGACAAACTTCAGTCATACTTGATGGGTCAGATGATCTTGTAGGTTTCCTCGATCAGCTATGGAgagatattattatacctGTTTTCGATTGGTTccaaaattggaaagatgcattaataattaatagCAATCAAAAATGTAACTCATTCTGGAAAATGAAGAGAGTATTAATCAAAACTTTCAAACTAAtacataaaatatattatggTTTACTCGAGCTGTTTATCAAGAAGTATGATACTGCATTTGTTATACCGAATGGTATAATTACGAGACTTAATCTAACCTCATATAATGATGACAAGGAAAACAAGTACCAATTACATCCATCCAGCTCCTTTACCgttctaataatgaagacATTTCATTGCTGTTTAAACTATCTAGGGTTGGTACATTTCCAAACTTCGATGATTGAAAAGGTACCTGGTTCAACTTATGAAATAACCGATTTCAAGAAATCCATACGATATTTGGAATTAGCATCTTTAGTTTTACCAGCAATCGGGAACACATATTACTTTAAGGCTAAGATCCACATTCAGTGTGAAGATTTCGCCAATGctatttttgaaataatgaGAGGTTCTTTGGTTCGTTTACCTGAATATGATGAATCATTTGAACTACTTCGACGAATCATGTGTccaaataaagataatgatatacatttaatattgaatcagaaattgaaagaattacatAAACAAGATGTAGAAATTAATCCAGATATGGATTCTAAGATTATTGaatcatattttattaCACTTTTCGGAACATACTTTACCACAATAATGTGGGGAAGTACTATACAAAATACTGATACACAAATTGAGATGGCTCAAGCACTAAAGGTTATATTCTATGAAAGACTGAAAACAAACTTTGTCGATAATATGGATATTGTATTTAAACAAGTTGTCATTGTCATCGGTGGAATGCATCTAATGGCAAATGAAAAGGGAAATTCAAGTGCACTAGTCAAggaattaaataaaattaaattgtcaaattatattatatatttggaatttgTATTTGATTGGATTACAAATATTACgcataatataataataccgTTTTGGCTGATAAACATTGAAAACaatcatcaatatttgGCAATAATTCGAGTAGTTCTATGTTGGGTTAAATCAAATCGTGGTATACTTCACTATTCTCATCGTCACGATGGCTTTTGCCAAGTTATTGCTAACCTAATAAATGGGATGATTAAAAGTGATTCTTTTGCCCTAGAAGCTGTTTCTTCCCGTCGACCCAGAAGGGATCACTTCTTCCATGAAGATATAATCTTAAAGGAATTTTCATGTGTGAACTTTTCCCTTACAGATTTTAATGACTCTCcaatttttgattcttcaaataaactAGATAGATTAATTGGATCAACATCAACGGATGCAAGAAGGACTTGCGTAGAAGAAAATAAGTTACGATTACaatcaatttttgtttcagGGAAGAAATTCTTGGAGAAGAATGGAGCAGGTATTCTATGGAATGATAAACTTAATGCATATGAATTACCTAATGAAATAATTGATTCCACCTCAACTAATACAACTCTTGAACCGCCTGGCTCATTTTCCTCtgttgaaaataaaacCTTAAGGCTTAACAAAGAGTTGTTAGATAAATTCTTAAAGGAGGAATCAGAGATCAGCATAAATCATACAAATAGTAACGCATTTGACGGCCATATTGATAATAGGCACGATCAATCGATTTCTATTTTGGGATCACACGATGTCGAAGTTTCCGGAAATAATATCAGTATACAAGCTTTTGAAAGTTCCAGTCAATACGAAATGACAGATGAAGTTTTATCTTCTCAATGtaagaataatattgttCAATCTGTGCCTGGAAATACTGATATAGtgaaatcttcttcttccctCATTTCTTCTGCAGAAGTACATTATAtgaatgaaatgaaaatcTTGTCGTCATCGATAGAGACATCAACACAACAAACAACGTCAGTACCATTTGTTCAGCTAGAGAGTGATTga
- the TOP3 gene encoding DNA topoisomerase 3 (similar to Saccharomyces cerevisiae TOP3 (YLR234W); ancestral locus Anc_8.414) has protein sequence MKVLCVAEKNSIAKAVSQILGGGSCNSRDSGYTYVKNYDFKFDGFPFVSTNDCDVTMTSVAGHLTSVDFRPDIYGWNKCRIDELFTAPLSTEMDNNQKKIAANIKREARYADFLMIWTDCDREGEYIGWEIFQEALKGNSRLTNSQVYRANFSHLERRHVLNAARRPQRLDLKSVDAVGARIELDLRTGVTFTRLLTNTMKAKVETWNRSQTSISSNGNMSSRAKEPPTIISYGACQFPTLGFVVDRYERIKHFVSEEFWYIQLVIKDPESGASTTFQWDRGHLFDRLSVLAFYETCLETAGDKAKVVDLISKPTSKYRPLPLTTVELQRNCARFLRLNAKKSLAAAEKLYQKGFVSYPRTETDIFPQAMDLQSLVRNRAQLDQSNNRTAWASYAEGLLSDDASNTNKFRFPRSGTHDDKAHPPIHPVVSVGPNANLTPDEKRVYEYIVRHFLACCSEDAKGQSTTLTLDWADERFVASGLIVLERNFLDVYPWAKWETTKRLPRLEINQECEIGKAEMNFGHTSPPKPMTESELIMLMDANGIGTDATIADHIEKIQTRKYIKSEKVGKDTFFQPTVLGIALVHGFEAIGLEDSFAKPFQRREMEEDLKKICQGQLTKNEVVNDIVGKYQSYWQRTNESKRTLLEVYDRIRQTMS, from the coding sequence ATGAAGGTATTATGTGTGGCAGAAAAGAATTCCATTGCAAAAGCTGTATCTCAAATTCTTGGAGGTGGTAGCTGCAATTCTCGAGATTCTGGATATACATATGTTAAGAACtatgatttcaaatttgatgGATTCCCCTTTGTATCAACTAATGATTGTGATGTCACAATGACCAGTGTTGCTGGTCATTTAACTAGTGTAGATTTCAGACCTGATATATATGGATGGAATAAATGCCGGATTGATGAATTGTTTACAGCTCCATTGTCCACAGAAATGGATAATAATCAGAAGAAAATCGCTGCAAATATTAAGAGAGAGGCAAGATATGCCGATTTCTTGATGATCTGGACAGATTGTGATCGAGAAGGTGAGTATATAGGTTGGGAAATCTTTCAAGAAGCACTTAAAGGGAACAGTCGATTAACAAATTCACAAGTATATAGGGCAAATTTTTCTCATTTAGAAAGAAGACATGTATTGAATGCAGCAAGGAGGCCGCAAAGATTAGATTTGAAAAGTGTCGATGCAGTGGGTGCAAGAATAGAATTGGATTTGAGGACAGGTGTGACATTTACAAGATTGTTAACTAATACTATGAAGGCGAAAGTTGAAACTTGGAACCGATCACAAACATCTATATCTAGTAATGGTAATATGAGTTCTCGAGCGAAAGAACCACCGACAATTATTTCTTATGGGGCATGTCAATTTCCAACTTTAGGATTTGTAGTTGATAGATATGAAAGAATAAAACATTTTGTTTCTGAAGAATTTTGGTACATTCAACTTGTAATCAAGGACCCCGAGTCTGGTGCATCTACAACGTTCCAATGGGATAGAGGTCATTTATTTGATAGACTGAGTGTCTTAGCGTTCTATGAGACATGCTTAGAAACAGCTGGTGACAAGGCAAAAGTGGTAGATTTGATATCTAAACCTACTTCAAAATATCGTCCCTTACCTTTAACTACTGTTGAATTACAGAGAAATTGTGCTCGATTCTTAAGATTGAATGCAAAAAAGTCATTGGCAGCTGCTGAAAAACTATATCAAAAGGGGTTTGTGTCTTATCCTAGAACTGAAACAGATATATTCCCACAAGCAATGGATCTTCAATCTCTGGTGAGAAATCGAGCCCAATTGGACCAAAGTAATAATAGGACAGCCTGGGCTTCTTACGCAGAGGGATTATTATCTGATGATGCTTCAAATACGAATAAATTTAGATTTCCACGAAGTGGTACCCATGACGATAAGGCGCATCCACCGATCCATCCAGTAGTAAGTGTAGGTCCCAATGCAAATTTGACGCCAGATGAGAAAAGAgtatatgaatatattgttAGACATTTCTTAGCATGTTGTTCTGAAGATGCGAAGGGTCAATCTACTACTTTAACTTTAGATTGGGCAGATGAAAGATTTGTTGCCAGTGGATTAATTGTTTTggaaagaaattttttagATGTTTATCCATGGGCCAAATGGGAAACTACAAAACGATTACCAAGACTGGAAATCAACCAAGAATGTGAGATCGGTAAAGCTGAGATGAATTTTGGACATACTTCACCACCAAAACCTATGACAGAAAGTGAGTTAATTATGCTTATGGATGCTAATGGAATTGGTACAGATGCTACGATTGCTGatcatattgaaaaaatacaGACAAGGAAATATATCAAGAGTGAGAAAGTTGGGAAGGATACGTTTTTTCAACCAACTGTTTTAGGTATTGCCTTAGTTCATGGTTTTGAAGCGATTGGGTTAGAAGATTCGTTTGCAAAACCTTTTCAAAGAAGAGAGATGGAGGaagatttaaaaaaaatatgtcaAGGTCAGcttacaaaaaatgaagtagttaatgatattgttgGGAAATACCAAAGTTATTGGCAAAGGACTAACGAGTCGAAAAGAACGTTATTGGAAGTTTATGATAGAATACGACAAACGATGTCATGA
- the THI7 gene encoding thiamine transporter THI7 (similar to Saccharomyces cerevisiae THI7 (YLR237W); ancestral locus Anc_8.412), with product MKSQSRFSKFLKHLEIPVHERETVNFLRNPDLQPIISRNQTWGFWSNFAYWGVMSWSVGTWMSASSALSVGLSYGETIGTFIIGDVLTIIFTLANSYPGYDWKVGFTLSQRFVFGIYGSGFGILIRILMSIVNYASNAWLGGLCVNMILDSWSHHYLHLPNTLTQKVAMTTKELIGFIIFHIITMFCYLMKPYQANYLMISSCVATCFAMMGMVIYLTKENGGVGDLFVSTKSTAKGSDKAWAWVYMVSYWFGSVSPGSTNQSDFSRFGSSQTAIWLGTIMALLIPTTLTPVFGVIGASTTEQLYGTQLWQPMDICDYWLRQNYHPGARAASFFCGLAFVSSQISYTISNAGFASGMDLAGVLPKYIDIKRGAIFTALVSVALQPWNFYNSSSTFLTVMSSFGIVMTPIISVMICDNLVIRKRQYSVSQAFVIHGEYYFNKGFNWRAFVAWVVGMTPGLPGIAWQVNNNYFHNKGIVNFFYGDSFFSFAISFLLYWFLCVVFPFQINILHDDKDYCGAFTDEVARSKGMVPFSEITEEEIEAFKLGSLDITYVTKDSAQNDHHTETKEIAISKTTSANTDEYELVADTTENSELESSGIHERGQK from the coding sequence ATGAAATCACAATCAAggttttcaaaatttttgaaacatttaGAAATCCCAGTCCATGAAAGAGAAACGGTAAATTTCCTAAGAAACCCAGATTTACAACCAATCATCTCTAGAAACCAAACATGGGGGTTCTGGTCCAATTTCGCCTATTGGGGTGTAATGTCTTGGAGTGTCGGTACATGGATGAGTGCATCATCTGCTCTTTCCGTGGGCTTAAGTTACGGTGAAACCATCGGTACATTCATCATCGGCGATGTCCTCACTATAATTTTCACTTTAGCTAACTCATACCCAGGTTACGATTGGAAAGTTGGTTTCACTTTGAGTCAAAGATTCGTGTTCGGTATTTATGGATCAGGATTTGGAATCCTCATTAGAATCCTTATGAGTATTGTAAATTATGCATCAAATGCTTGGTTAGGTGGGTTATGCGTTAATATGATCTTGGATTCATGGTCACATCATTATTTACATTTACCAAATACTTTGACTCAAAAAGTGGCTATGACTActaaagaattaattggattcatcattttccatATCATTACCATGTTTTGTTATTTAATGAAACCATACCAGGCAAATTATCTAATGATATCATCATGTGTTGCCACTTGTTTCGCTATGATGGGGATGGTTATCTATTTAACGAAAGAGAATGGTGGTGTGGGTGATTTATTCGTATCCACAAAATCAACAGCAAAGGGTTCAGATAAAGCATGGGCTTGGGTTTATATGGTTTCATATTGGTTCGGGTCCGTGAGTCCAGGTTCTACAAATCAATCtgatttttcaagattCGGTTCATCTCAAACTGCAATTTGGTTAGGCACTATTATGGCTTTATTAATCCCAACAACTTTAACACCCGTCTTTGGTGTCATTGGTGCATCTACAACTGAACAATTGTATGGTACTCAATTATGGCAACCAATGGATATTTGTGATTATTGGTTAAGACAAAATTATCATCCTGGTGCTCGTGCTGCTTCATTCTTTTGCGGATTAGCATTCGTTTCTTCTCAAATCTCTTATACTATTTCAAATGCAGGTTTTGCATCTGGTATGGATTTGGCTGGTGTATTACCTAAATATATTGACATTAAAAGAGGTGCCATTTTCACTGCTTTAGTATCTGTCGCACTTCAACCATGGAATTTctataattcttcatctacGTTCTTAACCGTAATGAGTTCATTCGGTATAGTAATGACTCCAATTATCTCTGTTATGATTTGTGATAATTTAGTAATTAGGAAAAGACAATATTCAGTATCTCAAGCTTTCGTAATACATGgtgaatattatttcaataaGGGGTTCAATTGGAGAGCATTCGTCGCATGGGTAGTTGGTATGACACCAGGTTTACCAGGTATAGCATGGCaagttaataataattatttcCATAATAAAGGTATAGTGAACTTCTTTTATGGGGATTCCTTCTTCTCATTTGCCATATCATTCTTACTTTATTGGTTCTTGTGTGTCGTTTTCCCATTCCAAATTAATATCTTGCATGATGATAAAGACTACTGTGGTGCATTCACTGATGAGGTCGCTAGATCCAAAGGTATGGTTCCATTTAGTGAAAttactgaagaagaaattgaagcaTTTAAATTGGGATCATTAGATATTACTTATGTTACTAAAGACTCTGCTCAAAATGACCATCATACggaaacaaaagaaattgcAATCTCAAAGACAACTTCTGCTAATACTGATGAATATGAACTTGTAGCTGATACAACAGAAAATAGTGAACTGGAAAGTTCTGGCATTCACGAAAGGGGACAAAAGTAG
- the RAV2 gene encoding Rav2p (similar to Saccharomyces cerevisiae RAV2 (YDR202C); ancestral locus Anc_8.410): protein MTTQLYPNDYFGGVENFNSKSDHAKERHWLINEIIKPELPNIIDNVEKCLAMLNSDQIFKMPISNTSANATATTNKNMSTITRTVQNDSSTSSSSSSAASTSNNCPSIRGIITRRGGYILDFQAMVKFNEFKKGKQILFRMNTGKNYPLLQIKRIHENMEHILQLLEDLQLIDDILEFIKKFGTVLNLLNDSTDLLTNPPEQLIFPYNNNEMMKEMFQDSHLISQSTHHEISLELVLFKNEISIDFRNLEKVTKKPWCEIDPQTGKSLTDKVKDELKSNRSKNLTDILKSNGVQLEQPSLLNNLMMSTFNTETTTLQQAQKYLSRCVTFDNKVVMELEKIAITTSDPTLISISAKLTALEGSISNHYTNLTIEECPITNE from the coding sequence ATGACCACTCAATTGTATCCAAATGATTATTTTGGTGGTGtagaaaatttcaattcaaaatctGATCATGCGAAGGAACGTCATTGGTTAATCAACGAAATAATTAAACCTGAATTACCAAACATTATAGATAATGTAGAGAAATGTTTAGCCATGCTAAACAGTgatcaaatatttaaaatgCCCATCTCAAATACTTCTGCAAACGCTACCGCAActacaaataaaaatatgtcCACCATAACTAGAACAGTTCAAAATGATTCTTCcacatcttcttcatcatcttctgcTGCATCGACTTCAAATAATTGCCCCTCCATTAGAGGTATCATTACAAGACGTGGTGGTTATATATTAGATTTCCAAGCAATGGTCAAATTTAACGAATTTAAAAAGGGGAAACAAATACTTTTCAGAATGAACACGGGCAAAAATTATCCATTATTACAAATTAAAAGGATACATGAAAACATGGAACATATCTtacaattattagaagatttacaattgattgatgatatcttggaattcattaagaaatttggaACAGTCttaaatttgttaaatGATTCCACAGATTTATTGACAAACCCTCCTGAACAATTGATTTTCccttataataataatgaaatgatgAAGGAAATGTTTCAAGATTCTCACTTGATTTCACAATCCACACATCATGAAATTTCATTAGAATTGgtacttttcaaaaatgaaattagtATCGATTTTagaaatttggaaaaagtTACCAAAAAACCGTGGTGTGAAATTGATCCTCAAACGGGGAAATCATTAACTGATAAAgttaaagatgaattgaagTCAAATAGATCTAAAAATTTAActgatattttgaaatcaaatggTGTTCAATTAGAACaaccatcattattaaataatttaatgatgTCTACATTCAACACTGAAACTACTACTTTACAACAAGcccaaaaatatttaagtCGATGTGTtacatttgataataaagtaGTCATGGAATTAGAGAAAATAGCTATAACAACAAGTGATCCCACTTTAATAAGTATTAGTGCTAAATTAACTGCATTGGAAGGTAGTATAAGTAATCATTATACTAATCTTACCATAGAAGAATGCCCTATTACTAACGAATGA
- the FAR10 gene encoding Far10p (similar to Saccharomyces cerevisiae VPS64 (YDR200C) and FAR10 (YLR238W); ancestral locus Anc_8.408), giving the protein MNNTDNANIMSTVLDTHHQSHNYQQQQKDYNSHDHSHSHSHHHSQQRQRQQNNKSMMKDGSLPSHSIRKHLKQQERQSYNVTLKPREKYTKIMVLKSLNSTFDTKYLIVPFKPNGLKFGRPVANPTAASNAPPQPPPPSSSSCSSSSNNNNNNNNNASIDLSATSCSSIIQVRQDNGYFDSRVLSRNHALLSCNPTNGSIYIKDLKSSNGTFVNGERLTDSQDKELNIGDVLDLGTDIDTKFDHRKISAFIEDIFILPLVDNDDTTTRTASSDATTIAGDDLLKAGFETTLFGDVVDEITLEETLFGSDDNNEILSGIFINNSIGTNKKLIDVIKSFGVTVSLNNHQLLTAKSVETFLMDYSNELDKLHKLLTERNDKHLSHLQNNLRQALTKQQESLMKDHQKELNDIENDQHAMEKQFKLDEIENNNRLKEIELELEDLRTRLEVERYKNSQLLKDYDEMKEKTKEKQQDGDTIVVDTETESKTEKPRMDKEKHATNDNRETINKGSVRQPCYIDKGNKREKTYSHNFLPLFTLGAISMGIFAFTLKHFFL; this is encoded by the coding sequence ATGAACAATACAGACAATGCAAATATAATGTCCACTGTATTAGACACTCATCATCAATCTCACaattatcaacaacaacaaaaggATTATAATTCTCATGACCATTCTCATTCTCATTCTCATCATCACTCTCAACAGCGACAAAGACAacagaataataaatcaatgatGAAAGATGGATCTCTACCGTCTCATTCCATCAGGAAGCATTtaaaacaacaagaacgACAATCATACAACGTGACTCTAAAACCAAGAGAAAAATACACTAAAATCATGGtattaaaatcattaaatagTACATTCGatacaaaatatttaattgtaCCTTTCAAACCTAACGGATTGAAATTCGGTAGACCAGTAGCTAACCCCACTGCTGCCTCTAATGCTCCACCGCAACCACCCCCgccttcttcttcctcatGCTCATCATcctcaaataataataataataataataacaatgcaTCAATTGATCTATCAGCaacttcttgttcttcaataattcaagTTAGACAAGATAATGGATACTTCGATTCAAGAGTCCTATCAAGAAATCACGCATTGTTAAGTTGTAACCCCACAAATGGATCCATATACattaaagatttgaaatcaagTAATGGAACATTCGTCAATGGTGAAAGATTGACTGATTCGCaagataaagaattaaatatcGGCGATGTGTTGGATTTGGGGACCGATATTGATACTAAGTTTGATCATAGGAAAATTAGTGCTTTCATTGAAGATATCTTTATACTACCTCTAGTTGACAATGATGACACCACAACAAGAACAGCGAGTAGTGATGCCACAACAATAGCGGGTGACGATTTACTGAAGGCTGGTTTTGAAACTACGTTGTTTGGTGATGTTGTGGATGAAATTACATTAGAGGAGACCCTATTCGGATCggatgataataatgaaatattaagtggtattttcattaataattccATTGGAAcaaataagaaattgattgatGTGATTAAATCCTTTGGAGTTACGGTATCTTTGAACAATCATCAACTTTTAACTGCAAAATCTGTTGAAACTTTCCTAATGGATTATTCTAATGAATTGGACAAGTTACATAAATTGTTGACCGAAAGGAATGATAAACATTTATCtcatttacaaaataatttaagaCAAGCATTGACTAAACAACAGGAATCGTTGATGAAAGATCATCAAAAggaattaaatgatattgaaaatgatcaaCATGCTATGGAAAAGCAATTTAAACTGGacgaaattgaaaataataatcgattgaaagaaattgaattggaattggaaGATTTAAGAACAAGATTGGAAgttgaaagatataaaaattCTCAATTACTGAAAGATTATGATGaaatgaaagagaaaacaaAGGAGAAACAACAAGATGGAGACACTATTGTTGTCGATACCGAAACTGAAAGCAAAACTGAGAAACCACGAATGGATAAGGAAAAACATGCTACCAACGATAATAGAGAAACTATAAATAAAGGGAGTGTACGACAGCCTTGTTACATTGATAAGGGAAACAAGCGGGAAAAGACGTATTCGCATAATTTCCTTCCATTATTCACTCTAGGTGCCATATCTATGGGTATTTTTGCATTCACTTTAAAACACTTTTTTCTCTAA
- the LIP2 gene encoding lipoyl(octanoyl) transferase LIP2 (similar to Saccharomyces cerevisiae LIP2 (YLR239C); ancestral locus Anc_8.407), translating to MMNSSVIIPSGLFIRPLTSLVKRDISIFSTVQAENQDRNGNGDIATTYPIDSSARTIRHLQFIKKIPFTKGILIQEKIVRAQLDMKELQSKIKKRLNELHEEHGDSARINDNEKSIIDNILLMKPNPVVLTFEFEPTYTGGKRIKKTITQEQVDRFENFQPTTTTEDVVQPLKPKFVQVERGGQITYHGPGQMVAYIILDLKTFHKFPAKCLVSTIEKATMQTLYNVKDLHLRSQLTQNTGVWVDEDDKIASIGIHVRRSITSHGVAINVNPELLYMNSFEMCGLPNKRATSIEEQRVSSDSKIDVQDVAVEFVKSLAKLLGINKVERMQADDMPV from the coding sequence atgatgaattcaaGTGTAATAATACCGTCAGGACTATTTATAAGGCCATTAACATCTCTAGTCAAAAGAGACATTTCAATCTTTTCCACAGTCCAAGCAGAAAATCAGGATAGGAATGGGAATGGAGACATTGCGACTACTTATCCCATTGATTCCTCTGCTCGGACGATAAGACATTTACAGTTTATCAAAAAGATTCCATTCACGAAAGGCATTTTAATTCAAGAGAAGATTGTTAGAGCCCAGTTAGATatgaaagaattacaatcgaaaatcaaaaaaagaCTTAATGAATTACATGAAGAGCATGGAGACTCCGCTAGGATTAATgacaatgaaaaatcaatcATCGATAATATACTATTGATGAAACCAAACCCAGTGGTCTTAacttttgaatttgaaccCACGTATACTGGTGGTAAAAGGATTAAAAAGACGATAACTCAAGAACAAGTTGatagatttgaaaatttccaGCCAACAACCACAACTGAAGATGTTGTACAACCATTGAAACCTAAATTTGTTCAGGTGGAAAGAGGTGGTCAAATTACATACCATGGACCGGGACAAATGGTGGCgtatattatattggatttgaaaacattCCATAAGTTTCCTGCGAAATGTCTAGTATCGACTATTGAAAAAGCTACTATGCAAACACTATATAACGTTAAAGATTTACACTTAAGATCACAATTGACCCAAAATACGGGAGTTTGGgttgatgaagatgacaaAATTGCAAGTATCGGAATACATGTAAGAAGATCAATTACATCTCATGGAGTGGCGATTAATGTTAATCcagaattattatatatgaattCCTTTGAAATGTGTGGTTTGCCAAATAAAAGGGCTACATCAATTGAGGAACAGAGGGTTTCAAGTGATAGTAAGATTGATGTTCAAGATGTAGCAGTTGAATTTGTGAAAAGTCTTGCTAAATTGTTAGGTATCAACAAAGTGGAACGAATGCAAGCAGACGATATGCCTGTATAG